Proteins encoded by one window of Fodinicurvata sediminis DSM 21159:
- a CDS encoding leucyl aminopeptidase family protein — MLASLADSSGHAIALRILNADSLESWLADQPDEVRAWVTANGFSAKSGSFCPLPGRNGQMNEMLAGVEALDDIWSYGALPKSLPPGTYEIQPALDRDSANAAALGWALGSYSYNHYRKVDRLSASLVWPQNCDSAAVKRLARGIGLTRDLINTPANDMGPEELEEAARQLAGEHGAALQVVEGEALLEENYPAIHAVGRASTRAPRLIDLRWSGGDKTAPLVVLVGKGVCFDTGGLDLKPAEGMKIMKKDMGGAAHVLGLASTIMEAELPIRLRVLIPAVENAVSGNAFRPLDVIQTRKGLSVEIGNTDAEGRLVLADALCEAGSEKVDLLLDFATLTGAARVALGPDLPAMFCNDGALASSLAQHGERQKDSLWRLPLHQPYREKLKSKVADLNNVSEGPFAGAITAALFLEHFIPPETPWVHFDVYAWNQSDRPGRPAGGEAMALRAVYSLIEERALSGKSPSNDSA, encoded by the coding sequence ATGCTTGCTTCCCTTGCCGATTCCTCTGGCCACGCCATCGCCTTGCGTATCCTGAATGCGGACAGCCTGGAAAGCTGGTTGGCCGATCAGCCGGACGAGGTGCGTGCCTGGGTGACAGCAAACGGGTTCAGCGCAAAGAGCGGCAGCTTCTGTCCCTTGCCTGGCAGGAATGGCCAAATGAACGAGATGCTGGCCGGCGTAGAGGCTTTGGACGATATATGGTCCTACGGCGCCTTGCCGAAATCCCTGCCGCCCGGAACCTATGAAATACAGCCTGCCCTCGACAGGGACAGTGCGAATGCCGCCGCACTTGGATGGGCACTTGGAAGCTACAGCTACAACCACTATCGCAAGGTGGACCGCTTGTCCGCTTCCCTGGTCTGGCCACAGAATTGCGATAGCGCGGCGGTAAAACGCCTGGCCCGTGGCATCGGACTGACCCGCGACCTGATCAACACTCCCGCCAATGACATGGGTCCGGAGGAGCTGGAGGAAGCCGCCCGCCAGCTAGCAGGCGAACACGGAGCCGCCTTGCAGGTCGTCGAGGGAGAAGCTTTGCTGGAGGAGAACTATCCCGCCATTCATGCAGTGGGCCGTGCCTCCACACGCGCTCCGCGCCTCATTGACCTGCGCTGGTCCGGAGGAGACAAGACAGCGCCACTGGTGGTTCTTGTCGGCAAAGGCGTCTGTTTCGACACGGGCGGCCTGGACTTGAAACCGGCCGAGGGCATGAAAATCATGAAGAAGGACATGGGCGGTGCTGCCCATGTGCTCGGTCTTGCCTCCACGATCATGGAGGCTGAGCTGCCCATTCGCCTGCGCGTCCTCATTCCTGCGGTGGAGAACGCGGTGTCCGGAAATGCCTTCCGACCCCTGGATGTCATACAGACACGCAAGGGCCTGAGCGTGGAGATCGGGAACACGGATGCCGAAGGCCGGCTGGTACTGGCCGATGCACTCTGCGAGGCGGGCAGCGAGAAGGTCGACCTGCTGCTCGACTTTGCAACGCTGACCGGTGCCGCACGCGTGGCCCTCGGTCCCGATCTGCCTGCCATGTTCTGCAATGATGGCGCATTGGCGTCCTCTCTGGCGCAGCATGGCGAAAGGCAGAAGGATAGCCTTTGGCGTCTGCCCCTACACCAGCCCTACCGTGAGAAACTGAAAAGCAAGGTCGCCGACCTGAACAACGTTTCGGAAGGCCCCTTTGCCGGCGCCATCACGGCGGCCCTGTTTCTGGAACACTTTATTCCGCCGGAAACACCCTGGGTGCACTTCGATGTCTATGCCTGGAACCAGAGCGACCGCCCCGGCCGGCCGGCCGGCGGTGAAGCCATGGCCTTGCGCGCCGTCTACAGCCTGATCGAGGAGCGGGCTTTGTCAGGTAAATCGCCCAGCAACGACAGCGCATGA
- a CDS encoding glutathione S-transferase family protein, with translation MDTTLVIGNKNYSSWSLRAWLPLRQAGLSFCEEVIPLRREDTSEQILSWSPSGKVPVLLHEGRTVWDSLAIGEYLAELYPQAGLLPAARAARARARSIIAEMHAGFGALRKECPMDMRAHRPIDLSAETRRDVERISAIWEACLKEAGGRGFLFGSPGLADAFYAPVVSRFATYGIMPGPLGQAYMEQIQDWPLYQEWLNAARQETWSFNLTA, from the coding sequence ATGGATACTACACTTGTCATCGGAAACAAGAACTACTCCTCCTGGTCCCTGCGTGCCTGGCTGCCGCTTCGTCAGGCAGGGCTTTCCTTTTGCGAGGAGGTGATTCCTCTGCGCCGGGAAGATACGTCAGAACAAATTCTGTCCTGGTCGCCCAGCGGCAAGGTGCCGGTGTTGCTTCATGAGGGACGCACTGTCTGGGACAGCCTGGCCATCGGTGAATACCTGGCGGAACTTTACCCCCAGGCCGGTCTTTTGCCTGCCGCCCGCGCTGCGCGTGCGCGTGCGCGCAGCATCATTGCTGAAATGCATGCCGGCTTCGGTGCCTTGAGGAAAGAATGTCCGATGGACATGCGCGCGCATCGCCCAATCGATCTGTCCGCGGAGACAAGGCGTGATGTGGAACGTATCAGTGCCATCTGGGAGGCCTGCCTGAAGGAGGCTGGCGGCAGAGGTTTCCTGTTCGGTTCGCCGGGGCTCGCCGATGCCTTCTATGCGCCCGTGGTCAGCCGCTTTGCCACCTATGGCATCATGCCGGGGCCGCTCGGCCAGGCTTACATGGAACAGATCCAGGATTGGCCCCTCTATCAGGAATGGCTGAATGCTGCCCGACAGGAAACCTGGAGTTTCAACCTGACGGCCTGA
- a CDS encoding dienelactone hydrolase family protein encodes MTGLIFSVFLLVPLSESHGFNAAQVVNGMGSFKVEGRNVRIDMALPEGARPDAPVPAVAVLHGASGLGSGSLFYPIVEQLVDEGIAAFIVHYFDGLSVANKASPAYFRQRDRVVGEALEYIAKLPKVDEERIGVYGFSLGAFQALGRATQDERIKAVVAVGGGLSWDIDRSRIQSMPPTLILHGGRDSVVPVGRAHEAAKVLKTVGANYELQIYDGQAHTLRGDTFDDSLQRTSNFFLRTLKFR; translated from the coding sequence TTGACCGGTCTCATTTTCAGCGTTTTCCTGCTCGTCCCCCTTTCCGAAAGCCATGGCTTCAATGCAGCCCAGGTCGTCAACGGCATGGGAAGCTTCAAGGTCGAAGGCCGTAACGTACGGATTGACATGGCCCTGCCCGAAGGAGCCAGGCCCGATGCCCCCGTTCCGGCTGTTGCGGTTCTGCATGGAGCCAGCGGCCTGGGAAGTGGATCTCTGTTCTATCCCATCGTCGAACAGCTTGTGGATGAAGGCATTGCCGCTTTCATCGTGCACTACTTCGACGGCCTGAGTGTCGCGAACAAGGCCAGCCCGGCCTATTTCCGTCAGCGTGACCGTGTAGTGGGCGAAGCCCTCGAGTACATCGCGAAGCTCCCCAAGGTCGATGAGGAACGTATTGGCGTCTATGGCTTCTCTCTTGGTGCCTTTCAGGCACTGGGCCGCGCTACGCAGGACGAGCGCATAAAGGCCGTGGTCGCTGTCGGAGGGGGACTTTCCTGGGACATCGACCGTTCCCGCATTCAGTCCATGCCGCCAACCTTGATTCTCCACGGGGGCAGAGACTCCGTTGTGCCGGTGGGACGCGCGCATGAAGCGGCCAAGGTTCTCAAGACCGTCGGGGCCAACTACGAGCTGCAAATCTATGATGGACAGGCCCATACGCTACGTGGCGACACATTCGACGACAGCTTGCAGCGCACCTCCAACTTCTTCCTGCGTACTCTGAAATTTCGCTGA
- the epmA gene encoding EF-P lysine aminoacylase EpmA, with amino-acid sequence MTTASENWWNPETYARRRPNLVKRTHVLNGIRQHFLDQDFVEAETPALQISPGLEPHLQAFETRLTTPDGRQAQLYLHTSPEFACKKLLVAGEKRLFTLARVFRNAEASSLHHPEFTLLEWYRAQEGYEVLMQDCQDMLRAIARRLQQTSIIWKGQQVDLFQPWEHLSVTEAFQHYANIDLLATTEDPWKPDAGLLAEAARQQGIRTAEDDDWQAVFTRILLEKIEPHLGYSTPTILYDYPVSQAALSRPKPSDPRLAERFELYIAGVELANAFGELTDASEQRRRFEADCREKQRIYGQRYPIDEDFLAALDQGMPEAAGIALGVDRLVMLFTGAEDIEEVLWAPVRPGQSLNDADSR; translated from the coding sequence ATGACCACAGCCTCGGAAAACTGGTGGAATCCCGAAACCTATGCCCGGCGACGCCCGAACCTGGTCAAGAGAACGCATGTCCTGAACGGGATACGTCAACACTTTCTTGATCAGGATTTCGTGGAGGCTGAAACCCCGGCCCTGCAGATTTCTCCTGGGCTGGAGCCTCATCTACAGGCCTTTGAAACCCGGCTGACCACCCCCGACGGCAGGCAGGCGCAGCTCTACCTTCACACCTCGCCGGAATTTGCCTGCAAGAAGCTTCTGGTCGCCGGGGAAAAACGCCTCTTCACCCTTGCCCGTGTGTTTCGCAATGCCGAGGCTTCGTCCCTTCACCATCCGGAATTCACGCTGCTTGAATGGTACAGGGCACAGGAAGGCTATGAAGTCCTGATGCAGGACTGCCAGGATATGCTGCGTGCCATTGCGCGTCGCCTGCAGCAAACATCCATTATCTGGAAGGGACAGCAGGTCGATCTTTTCCAGCCCTGGGAGCATCTTTCCGTTACCGAGGCCTTCCAACACTATGCCAACATCGACCTGTTGGCGACGACAGAGGACCCCTGGAAGCCCGACGCAGGCCTGCTGGCCGAAGCCGCCAGGCAACAGGGAATCCGGACAGCCGAGGATGACGATTGGCAGGCCGTTTTTACCCGGATCCTTCTGGAGAAGATCGAGCCGCACCTGGGATATAGTACCCCCACCATCCTCTATGACTACCCGGTCAGCCAGGCCGCGCTGTCACGCCCAAAACCATCGGATCCAAGGCTGGCCGAACGCTTTGAACTCTATATCGCCGGGGTTGAACTCGCCAATGCATTTGGCGAACTGACGGATGCCAGCGAGCAGCGCCGACGGTTCGAGGCTGACTGCAGAGAGAAACAGCGTATCTACGGGCAGCGCTATCCCATTGATGAGGACTTCCTGGCCGCACTCGACCAGGGCATGCCGGAGGCTGCCGGGATAGCGCTTGGTGTTGATCGCCTTGTCATGCTCTTTACCGGTGCCGAGGACATCGAGGAGGTCCTTTGGGCCCCCGTTCGTCCAGGACAATCATTGAATGATGCCGACTCCAGGTGA
- the efp gene encoding elongation factor P codes for MKVNASALRQGNVVEYNDKLYVVLKADNIQPGKGTPVTQLEMRRISDGVKTSERFRTTEQVEKAFIEEGDYQYLYEDADGSAFMEVNTFDQIIIPKQVIGDGQVYLQEGLVVKVYQHEGVPVSIELPQRVTLEVTETEPVVKGQTAASSNKPATLSNGLRVMVPSHITAGTRVIVNTADNTYQERAKD; via the coding sequence GTGAAAGTGAATGCCAGTGCACTGCGTCAGGGCAATGTTGTCGAGTACAATGACAAGCTCTACGTCGTTCTCAAGGCCGACAATATCCAGCCGGGCAAAGGTACGCCGGTGACCCAGCTGGAAATGCGCCGCATCAGCGACGGCGTCAAGACTTCGGAGCGTTTCCGCACCACGGAGCAGGTGGAGAAGGCCTTCATTGAGGAAGGGGATTATCAATATCTCTATGAGGACGCCGACGGCTCGGCCTTCATGGAGGTCAATACCTTCGACCAGATCATCATTCCCAAGCAGGTGATCGGCGATGGTCAAGTCTATCTGCAGGAAGGGCTGGTGGTTAAGGTCTACCAGCACGAGGGTGTTCCTGTCAGCATCGAGCTGCCCCAGCGGGTGACGCTCGAGGTCACGGAGACGGAGCCAGTCGTCAAGGGACAGACGGCAGCCTCCTCGAACAAGCCTGCCACTCTCAGCAATGGACTGCGTGTCATGGTGCCCTCGCACATCACGGCCGGCACGCGGGTGATCGTGAACACGGCGGACAATACCTACCAGGAACGCGCCAAGGACTGA